A stretch of the Argentina anserina chromosome 6, drPotAnse1.1, whole genome shotgun sequence genome encodes the following:
- the LOC126798078 gene encoding dehydration-responsive element-binding protein 2F, translating to MENLRKSPLKPWKKGPTRGKGGPQNASCEYRGVRQRTWGKWVAEIREPKKRTRLWLGSFATAEEAAMAYDEAARRLYGPDAFLNLPHLQSNSSNPLLKSQKFKWFPSQNFISMFPPCGMLNINAQPSVHVIHQRLQELKQNGVFGQTTPSSSSSSCDSKPEAHITIGNTQKEHVEENKEKDVEITSEKIVVGQEEKPQIDLNEFLQQLGVLKKERQVEESDTTTGSFAAPESSITDTSDDLGPFADKNFNWDALIEMHAMENQGAEAGTFQVYDVNEELSFPTSIWNF from the coding sequence ATGGAAAACTTGAGAAAATCTCCGTTGAAGCCATGGAAGAAAGGCCCTACGAGAGGCAAAGGCGGCCCTCAGAACGCCTCGTGTGAGTATCGAGGCGTTCGACAAAGAACTTGGGGCAAATGGGTTGCCGAGATCAGAGAGCCAAAGAAGAGAACCAGGCTCTGGTTAGGCTCATTTGCCACGGCCGAAGAAGCTGCCATGGCGTATGATGAGGCTGCCAGGAGACTCTACGGCCCTGATGCTTTTCTCAATCTTCCCCACCTGCAGTCCAACTCTTCCAACCCTTTACTCAAGTCTCAAAAGTTCAAGTGGTTCCCTTCCCAGAATTTCATTTCCATGTTTCCTCCTTGTGGAATGCTCAATATCAATGCCCAACCGAGTGTTCATGTCATTCATCAGAGGCTCCAGGAGCTTAAGCAAAATGGGGTGTTTGGTCAAACCACTCCTTCCTCTAGTTCGTCTTCCTGTGATTCAAAACCTGAGGCTCACATCACAATAGGCAACACTCAGAAAGAACATGTAGAAGAGAATAAGGAGAAAGACGTAGAGATTACATCGGAGAAAATTGTGGTAGGACAGGAGGAGAAGCCACAGATTGATCTCAATGAGTTTCTTCAGCAGCTAGGTGTGCTCAAGAAAGAGAGACAAGTAGAAGAATCAGACACGACCACAGGAAGTTTCGCAGCTCCAGAATCTTCCATTACAGACACCAGTGACGATCTCGGACCTTTCGCTGACAAGAACTTCAACTGGGATGCACTGATTGAGATGCATGCAATGGAAAATCAAGGAGCAGAAGCTGGTACTTTTCAAGTTTATGATGTGAACGAAGAGCTGTCCTTCCCCACTTCCATTTGGAACTTCTGA